From one Lysinibacillus sp. G4S2 genomic stretch:
- a CDS encoding M23 family metallopeptidase, translated as MREDKNSKTSQNQNEKVQLQKKPWFWPAVYGGGALMLAGMLFGYNSLVSQVEEAPLPNVAEVDSGPVVETNARTENMKYPFKEADLGKVQVSQEFYEVEANAESREKALMVFNQTFTTSSGISLSMNGEEFEVLAAMSGKVKQVKLDAFTGNKIVIEHANGMQTQYSSVKDIAVKEGDEVTQGQALGKATDNEWNQAAGVHLHFEVLEDGKYINPKKLLAFENK; from the coding sequence ATGAGAGAGGATAAAAATAGTAAAACTTCTCAAAATCAAAATGAAAAAGTTCAATTACAGAAGAAACCGTGGTTTTGGCCAGCAGTTTACGGTGGTGGCGCTCTAATGCTAGCAGGAATGCTATTTGGATACAATAGTCTTGTATCTCAAGTAGAAGAGGCCCCACTACCAAATGTAGCAGAAGTAGATTCAGGTCCTGTAGTTGAAACAAATGCACGCACTGAAAATATGAAGTACCCATTCAAGGAAGCAGATTTAGGTAAAGTTCAAGTTTCACAAGAGTTTTATGAAGTAGAGGCTAATGCAGAGTCGCGTGAAAAAGCACTTATGGTATTTAATCAAACATTTACGACATCTTCTGGTATTTCTCTTTCTATGAATGGTGAAGAATTCGAAGTACTTGCTGCTATGAGTGGTAAAGTAAAACAAGTAAAACTTGATGCATTTACAGGCAATAAAATTGTGATTGAGCATGCAAATGGTATGCAAACACAATATAGCTCTGTAAAAGACATTGCTGTCAAGGAAGGCGATGAGGTAACACAAGGTCAAGCGCTTGGAAAAGCAACTGACAATGAGTGGAACCAAGCAGCTGGCGTTCACTTGCATTTTGAAGTACTTGAAGACGGAAAATATATTAATCCGAAAAAATTACTAGCCTTTGAAAATAAGTAG
- a CDS encoding sporulation transcriptional regulator SpoIIID — MHEHIRKRCIRLGELLIETRETVRVLAKMTGYSKSTVHKDLTERLPTIHEGLAEQVKEILAYHKAVRHIRGGEATKNKWKERASQE, encoded by the coding sequence GTGCACGAGCACATTCGGAAGCGCTGCATACGCCTCGGTGAATTATTAATTGAGACGCGTGAAACTGTGCGTGTCCTCGCGAAAATGACAGGTTATTCAAAAAGTACGGTGCATAAAGATTTAACAGAGCGATTGCCAACAATTCATGAAGGATTAGCTGAGCAAGTAAAGGAAATTCTCGCCTATCATAAGGCCGTACGTCATATTCGTGGAGGAGAGGCAACGAAAAACAAGTGGAAAGAAAGAGCGAGTCAAGAATGA
- a CDS encoding IS1182 family transposase, protein MLSKQETLALSPHMAIYDLVVPKDNMLRQMKELIDFTFVLEELETKYCLDNGRYAISPIRMFKYLLLKAIYDISDVDVVERSKYDMSFKYFLDMAPEEGVIEASSLTKFRRLRLQDVQLLDLLIHKTVELAIAQGVLKSKTLIVDATHTKARYQQKSPKEFLQEKSKQVRKAVYQFDETMKSKFPTKPTSQDIQKEVDYCHQVIQIIEENKAIAQIPSVQEKVNVLKEVIEDYELKINYSADPDARVGYKSKENPFFGYKTHLAMSDERLITAVVVTTGEKSDGNYLQELVEKSEQAGIEVNTILGDTAYSGKENLLYTKKKEIQLISRLHPVITNGQRKQESKFEFNKDADLYVCPAGHLAKSKSIKKRKNSTQNTQLKYFFDIEKCKVCPLKEGCYKEGAKTKSYSVSLLSNEHIEQEVFQETESFKQLAKERYKIEAKNSEIKNRHGYNQANATGLFGMQIQAAATLFVVNMKRILKLMNEKSKE, encoded by the coding sequence ATGCTTTCCAAACAAGAAACGCTTGCTCTTAGTCCTCATATGGCAATCTATGATTTAGTTGTGCCAAAAGATAATATGCTTCGTCAAATGAAGGAATTAATTGATTTTACTTTTGTTTTAGAGGAATTAGAGACTAAATATTGTCTAGATAATGGTCGTTACGCTATTTCACCTATTCGTATGTTCAAATATTTATTACTTAAGGCAATTTATGATATTTCTGATGTTGATGTAGTAGAACGTTCTAAATATGATATGTCCTTTAAATATTTTTTAGATATGGCACCAGAAGAAGGTGTTATTGAGGCAAGTTCTTTAACAAAATTCCGTCGATTACGTTTACAAGATGTCCAATTGTTAGATTTACTCATTCACAAAACCGTAGAACTAGCTATTGCACAGGGTGTTTTAAAAAGTAAAACATTGATTGTAGACGCAACACATACGAAGGCACGCTACCAACAGAAGTCCCCGAAAGAGTTTTTACAAGAGAAATCAAAACAGGTACGAAAAGCCGTGTATCAATTCGATGAAACAATGAAATCAAAATTTCCCACTAAACCGACTTCTCAAGATATCCAAAAAGAAGTGGACTATTGTCACCAAGTCATTCAAATAATAGAAGAAAATAAGGCTATTGCTCAAATACCAAGTGTACAAGAAAAAGTAAATGTCCTCAAAGAAGTTATTGAAGATTATGAGCTTAAAATAAATTACTCAGCTGATCCTGATGCACGTGTCGGTTATAAATCTAAAGAGAATCCTTTCTTTGGTTATAAAACACATTTGGCAATGAGTGATGAAAGACTTATAACAGCAGTAGTTGTAACAACAGGTGAAAAAAGTGACGGGAATTATTTACAAGAGCTAGTAGAGAAGAGTGAGCAAGCAGGCATAGAAGTGAACACCATTCTTGGAGATACAGCGTATTCTGGTAAAGAGAATTTATTATACACAAAAAAGAAAGAGATTCAACTCATTTCAAGGCTACATCCTGTTATTACGAACGGTCAACGGAAGCAAGAAAGTAAGTTTGAGTTTAATAAAGATGCCGATTTATATGTGTGCCCTGCTGGACATTTAGCAAAGAGTAAAAGTATTAAAAAGCGTAAGAATTCCACGCAAAATACACAATTAAAATATTTCTTTGATATAGAAAAATGTAAAGTTTGTCCTTTAAAAGAAGGGTGTTATAAAGAAGGAGCGAAAACAAAAAGTTATTCAGTTTCTCTTCTGTCAAATGAACACATAGAACAAGAAGTGTTTCAGGAAACGGAATCCTTTAAACAATTGGCAAAAGAACGCTATAAAATCGAAGCAAAGAATAGTGAAATAAAAAACAGACACGGGTATAATCAAGCAAACGCCACGGGTCTATTTGGTATGCAAATACAAGCAGCCGCAACGCTATTTGTCGTGAATATGAAGAGAATTTTAAAACTAATGAACGAAAAAAGCAAAGAATAA
- a CDS encoding rod shape-determining protein: MFSKDIGIDLGTANVLIHVKGKGIVLNEPSVVAIDKKTNKVLAVGEEARQMVGRTPGNITAIRPLRDGVIADFDVTEVMLRHFINKLDVKGFLAKPRILICCPTNITSVEQKAIREAAEKSGGKKVYLEEEPKVAAIGAGMDIFQPSGNMVVDIGGGTTDVAVLSMGDIVTSESIKVAGDVFDNDILQYIKKEYKLLIGERTAEAIKITIGTVFKGSRNDSMDIRGRDMVTGLPRTITIYSEEIERALHESVAMIVQSAKNVLEKTPPELSADIIDRGVIITGGGGLLHGMDQLLIEELKVPVFIAEHPMDCVAIGTGIMLENIDRVPASL, from the coding sequence ATGTTTTCTAAAGATATAGGCATTGACTTAGGAACTGCGAACGTGTTAATACACGTTAAAGGTAAAGGAATCGTCTTAAATGAACCATCTGTTGTGGCGATTGATAAAAAAACAAATAAAGTATTAGCGGTAGGGGAAGAGGCCCGCCAAATGGTAGGGCGTACGCCAGGGAATATAACTGCAATTCGCCCATTACGAGATGGTGTCATTGCAGACTTTGACGTTACAGAAGTCATGCTAAGACATTTCATCAATAAGTTAGATGTAAAAGGATTTTTAGCTAAGCCACGTATTTTAATTTGCTGTCCAACGAACATTACTAGTGTTGAGCAAAAGGCTATCCGTGAAGCCGCAGAAAAATCAGGTGGAAAAAAAGTATACTTAGAAGAAGAACCAAAAGTGGCAGCAATTGGGGCAGGCATGGATATATTCCAACCTAGCGGCAATATGGTAGTCGATATTGGCGGCGGCACAACAGATGTTGCAGTCCTATCAATGGGTGATATTGTAACAAGTGAATCCATTAAGGTGGCAGGCGACGTTTTTGATAATGATATTTTACAATATATTAAAAAGGAATATAAATTGCTAATTGGTGAACGTACTGCAGAAGCCATTAAAATTACAATCGGTACAGTCTTTAAAGGTAGCAGAAACGATTCAATGGATATTCGTGGTCGTGACATGGTGACAGGTTTACCACGTACAATAACAATTTACTCTGAGGAGATTGAACGTGCATTACATGAATCAGTTGCTATGATTGTTCAATCTGCAAAAAATGTTTTAGAAAAAACGCCACCAGAGCTATCAGCTGATATAATTGATCGTGGGGTAATTATTACTGGCGGTGGTGGACTACTACATGGTATGGACCAGCTATTAATCGAAGAGTTAAAGGTACCTGTGTTCATTGCAGAGCACCCTATGGATTGTGTAGCAATTGGTACAGGCATTATGCTTGAAAATATTGATCGAGTACCCGCATCCTTATAA
- a CDS encoding flagellar hook-basal body protein → MFKGFYTVATGMIAQQRRTELLTNNLSNANTPGFKADQSTIRSFPDMLMSSVGKTNAPANQQAGSQYMSPVGALNTGIYMQETLPNYIQGQIYSTDFTTDMALIDGSLPQNDDGVAGSIFFRLAHPEGGEAYTRNGNFTLDGQGYLVNPQGLYVLSDRGQRIQLPNDDFRLDENGAIYVNDQQVARVGVSYAANPNMLRKQDNGLIRTENGANLPTAYGTNGVSFTLRQNYLEGSNVDSSRTMTDLMTAYRAFEANQKVLQAYDRSMEKAVNEIGKV, encoded by the coding sequence TTGTTTAAAGGGTTTTATACAGTTGCAACTGGTATGATTGCACAACAAAGAAGAACAGAACTACTAACCAATAATTTATCAAATGCGAATACACCAGGGTTTAAGGCAGACCAATCAACAATTCGTTCATTTCCCGATATGCTCATGTCAAGCGTAGGAAAAACAAATGCACCTGCCAATCAACAAGCAGGCTCTCAATATATGAGTCCAGTTGGAGCATTAAATACTGGGATTTATATGCAAGAAACATTGCCAAACTACATACAAGGCCAAATCTATAGTACAGATTTCACGACAGATATGGCTTTGATTGATGGATCCTTACCACAAAATGATGATGGCGTCGCAGGATCTATTTTCTTCCGTTTAGCTCATCCAGAAGGTGGCGAGGCATATACACGTAACGGGAACTTTACTTTAGATGGTCAAGGCTATTTAGTAAATCCACAAGGACTGTATGTGTTATCAGACAGAGGTCAACGCATCCAGCTACCGAATGATGATTTCCGCCTAGATGAGAACGGAGCAATTTATGTTAATGATCAGCAAGTAGCACGTGTTGGAGTATCATATGCGGCGAATCCGAACATGCTACGTAAACAGGATAATGGCTTAATTCGAACAGAAAACGGTGCAAATTTACCGACAGCTTACGGAACGAATGGCGTATCCTTTACATTGCGTCAAAATTATCTAGAGGGCTCAAACGTAGATTCTAGTCGCACAATGACAGATTTAATGACAGCATATCGCGCTTTCGAAGCTAACCAAAAAGTGTTACAAGCTTATGATCGCAGTATGGAAAAAGCTGTTAATGAAATCGGGAAAGTATAA
- a CDS encoding flagellar hook-basal body protein, translated as MLRTMMTATNTMGQLQNKLDTISNNIANSNTLGFKSQEATFNEMLYQQFNNDKQDRADRQSPVGIRYGSGAMLGQIQSNHKQGSLQTTNRDLDLAFTKPKQYFNILMPDGENGTKTVYTRQGDFYLSPLNNGTVMVVNADGYPLADSTGQAITLPGNVQNVAVRNGGVLEAAYPNGDIIRTDLAVTEFQKPQLMEHISGSYVGLPNNLAQLGYTQADVVTELRGANRQQIGMQNGALEMSNVNLSKEMTDLIQTQRSYQFNARAVTLADQMLGLINGIR; from the coding sequence ATGCTACGTACAATGATGACTGCAACAAATACAATGGGGCAATTACAAAATAAACTAGATACAATTAGTAATAACATTGCCAATAGCAATACACTTGGCTTTAAATCACAAGAAGCTACATTTAATGAAATGCTTTATCAGCAATTTAATAATGATAAACAAGACCGTGCTGACCGACAATCACCTGTTGGCATCCGTTATGGTTCAGGTGCAATGCTTGGACAAATCCAATCAAATCACAAGCAAGGCTCCCTACAAACAACAAATCGTGACCTTGATTTAGCTTTCACAAAACCGAAGCAATATTTCAATATTTTAATGCCAGATGGTGAAAATGGCACGAAAACAGTGTATACTCGTCAAGGTGACTTTTATTTGTCACCATTAAATAATGGAACAGTAATGGTTGTAAATGCAGATGGATATCCATTGGCAGATTCAACAGGACAAGCTATTACATTACCAGGTAATGTACAAAATGTTGCTGTACGCAACGGCGGTGTTTTAGAGGCAGCGTATCCGAATGGGGATATTATTCGTACTGATTTAGCAGTGACAGAATTTCAAAAGCCACAGCTAATGGAGCATATTTCTGGCTCCTACGTTGGATTGCCGAATAACCTCGCTCAGCTTGGATATACACAAGCTGACGTTGTCACTGAATTACGAGGAGCAAATCGTCAACAAATTGGCATGCAAAACGGTGCGCTAGAAATGTCGAATGTAAATCTTTCAAAAGAAATGACGGATTTAATACAAACACAGCGCTCGTACCAATTCAATGCAAGAGCGGTAACTTTAGCAGACCAAATGCTTGGGCTCATTAATGGTATTCGATAG
- a CDS encoding DNA-directed RNA polymerase subunit beta, with translation MTNDSSRRSVQTKETDTPPEEKEHGSNGEQREVRWVQIRLIPIWLRVVLIIVLVVVAAILGALIGYSVIGEGKAMDVFKPETWQHIFDIMNGKE, from the coding sequence ATGACAAACGATTCAAGTCGACGTTCTGTGCAAACAAAAGAAACCGATACGCCACCAGAAGAGAAGGAACACGGCTCAAATGGAGAGCAACGAGAGGTTCGATGGGTGCAAATACGGCTGATTCCGATTTGGCTACGCGTTGTACTTATTATCGTCTTAGTTGTTGTTGCTGCAATTTTAGGTGCATTGATTGGCTATAGTGTTATTGGAGAAGGTAAAGCCATGGATGTTTTTAAACCAGAAACTTGGCAGCATATATTTGATATTATGAATGGTAAAGAATAA
- the fabZ gene encoding 3-hydroxyacyl-ACP dehydratase FabZ encodes MLTVEQIQAILPHRYPFLFVDRIVELEEGKRAVGLKNVSMNEDFFNGHFPGYPVMPGVLIVEALAQVGGVALLNADEFKGRLAFLTGIDNCRFKRQVVPGDQLRLEVEFVKLRGVMGKGHGVATVDGELVCEADILFAIGPEQPKQV; translated from the coding sequence ATGTTAACAGTAGAGCAAATTCAAGCAATTTTACCACATCGTTACCCATTTTTATTTGTTGATCGTATTGTTGAATTAGAAGAAGGGAAGCGTGCAGTTGGCTTAAAAAACGTCTCTATGAACGAGGACTTTTTTAATGGACATTTCCCAGGCTATCCAGTAATGCCAGGCGTTTTAATTGTAGAGGCGCTAGCACAAGTTGGTGGAGTAGCATTATTAAATGCAGATGAATTCAAAGGTCGTCTAGCTTTCTTAACGGGTATTGATAATTGTCGTTTCAAGCGCCAAGTAGTACCAGGAGATCAACTTCGATTAGAAGTAGAGTTCGTGAAACTACGTGGAGTAATGGGCAAAGGTCACGGTGTGGCAACAGTCGATGGAGAGCTAGTATGTGAAGCAGATATTCTATTTGCTATTGGACCCGAGCAGCCAAAACAGGTGTAA
- a CDS encoding nuclease-related domain-containing protein has protein sequence MNIAIREKPIKLMWLEALKRRLTEKDIDFSYYNEQFRRVDAGFAGESRVDREWLELICPYTFFVLHNLNLMNSAQHSHQLDTLFICTNFMLVVEIKNINGRLDFDDITHQCIRTKPDGTVEGFPNAISQTQRHMQFLKVISQNYSLPIEGAVIIANPNAIIASHPNTIPIFHVSGLQKHLHSLFKKYSQATLSDKQLTQLAQHLLSKHQPLKIPAPIDPSRFRHGVLCPKCQYKFKMHYVRGFWICSRCHYASEEIFAEALQDYRYLVRPTITNKQLREFFNIHSSDAANRLLRKFQFPFSGSYKNRVYHLPENLVEYMKPFFRSS, from the coding sequence ATGAATATTGCTATTAGAGAGAAACCTATAAAATTAATGTGGTTAGAGGCGTTAAAAAGAAGGTTAACAGAAAAGGATATAGATTTTAGCTATTATAATGAACAATTTCGAAGAGTCGACGCAGGCTTTGCAGGTGAAAGCAGAGTTGACCGTGAGTGGCTTGAATTAATATGCCCCTATACTTTTTTCGTATTGCATAATTTAAATCTAATGAATTCCGCACAGCATTCACATCAACTCGATACACTTTTCATTTGCACTAATTTTATGCTAGTTGTTGAGATTAAAAATATTAATGGACGTCTTGATTTTGACGATATTACTCACCAGTGTATACGAACGAAGCCAGACGGAACAGTTGAAGGATTTCCTAATGCGATTTCTCAGACCCAACGACATATGCAATTTCTAAAAGTTATTTCTCAAAACTATTCTCTCCCCATTGAGGGTGCAGTGATCATTGCTAATCCCAATGCTATTATTGCAAGTCACCCAAATACAATTCCAATTTTTCATGTCTCAGGACTTCAAAAACATCTTCATTCCCTTTTTAAAAAATATTCACAAGCTACTTTAAGTGATAAACAGTTAACGCAACTAGCTCAACATCTTCTTAGTAAACATCAGCCATTGAAAATTCCGGCTCCTATCGATCCTTCGCGATTTCGCCACGGCGTGCTTTGTCCGAAATGCCAGTACAAGTTTAAAATGCATTATGTTCGTGGTTTTTGGATATGCTCGCGTTGTCACTATGCAAGCGAAGAGATTTTCGCTGAAGCCTTGCAAGATTACCGATATTTAGTTAGACCAACCATTACAAATAAACAGTTACGAGAATTTTTCAATATTCATTCCAGTGATGCTGCAAATCGCTTACTTAGAAAATTTCAATTTCCCTTTAGTGGTTCTTATAAAAATCGCGTTTATCATTTACCTGAAAATTTAGTGGAATATATGAAGCCGTTTTTCCGCTCTTCTTGA
- a CDS encoding YwpF-like family protein, whose product MKTFKMLSFDLVTKDGIQPFPLVDGIIINQENSHQSWILELFMDRQYRSTFDELLANATVFNVRAVISSPDNDPAPFHVVVHKVQEIGEHISVLLKGTLKIKRSKYAEQLLAELLAEGVSLDQLLERFSHDMKERPKLKND is encoded by the coding sequence ATGAAAACATTTAAAATGCTTTCCTTTGACCTTGTCACAAAAGATGGCATCCAACCATTCCCTTTAGTCGATGGTATTATTATTAACCAGGAAAACAGCCATCAATCTTGGATTCTTGAACTGTTTATGGACCGACAATATCGTTCAACTTTTGATGAACTTTTAGCGAATGCTACTGTTTTTAATGTACGTGCAGTTATTTCATCCCCAGATAATGATCCCGCTCCTTTCCATGTTGTCGTACATAAAGTTCAAGAAATTGGCGAGCACATCTCTGTACTTTTAAAAGGGACGTTAAAGATAAAACGCTCAAAATATGCAGAGCAATTATTAGCCGAGCTATTAGCTGAGGGAGTTTCTTTAGATCAGCTATTGGAACGCTTCTCACACGATATGAAAGAACGACCAAAACTAAAAAATGATTGA
- the ssb gene encoding single-stranded DNA-binding protein has translation MNQVGMVGRLTKDPVLRHLSGNRVQTHFSVAINRNYKNSRGEVDADFILCTVWGRLAEHIVKYCGKGSLIGVNGRIQSRSFLNEASKKVFITEVVVEDVRFYQLKPRDSDGAIVPPKPPDEQEGLKDFVLPEEIQLPVV, from the coding sequence ATGAACCAAGTCGGGATGGTCGGGAGGTTAACAAAAGATCCTGTGTTGCGACACTTATCTGGAAATCGCGTACAAACACATTTTTCTGTAGCCATTAATCGCAATTACAAAAACAGTCGAGGGGAAGTAGATGCTGACTTCATTCTCTGTACAGTTTGGGGAAGGCTGGCAGAGCATATCGTGAAATATTGCGGAAAGGGCTCATTGATTGGAGTAAATGGCCGTATTCAATCAAGATCATTTTTAAATGAAGCAAGCAAAAAGGTTTTTATAACAGAAGTAGTCGTAGAAGATGTCCGATTTTATCAGCTTAAGCCAAGGGATAGTGACGGAGCTATTGTGCCGCCAAAGCCACCTGATGAGCAGGAAGGCTTAAAGGATTTTGTGCTACCTGAAGAAATACAATTACCTGTAGTATAG
- a CDS encoding DEAD/DEAH box helicase encodes MMTINAPSPFSKNLQLRIESVQEGYFTLQGFTADGAAMDVDSLISSLFFNYEANIYGLLSNRTDLTVEVSTSELLDIFSSRFQHPFIEWYGANAESQVWLEKALALQTYWQEPSLWSYATIADDFSSLTFPIDGVDTALLEMAVQQKLGQAGLILSDLPKLVPFFLRGGWPLEQERQAGAVTVSLRLSEPEEDSDVWLLETVLSTATTKNYWTPAMRKQSLPIADALPAKWQMYAEAIKQQQGQIVDLLSIEDLRSDIFIRIMLEDLQVRTFLREDLARLQALGFDVVLPAWLKDLKQSKMRVRVSTGNVSTKKVAGLDDILTFKWQFSMNGQSISPEQFKKLVEEKREFIRIGTEWFRVDANWMHEMRTLMQQAEDESWTVRELLFRELPEDLSLPLDEEDPDDELRDDPIFAFELQQSLRSYMEQLQEKKGLPTVQVPISLQAELRPYQHEGFEWLVFMREQGFGACLADDMGLGKTVQLISYLLHLYETIEDTKPSIIICPTSVLGNWQKEIARFAPSLIVHTHYQANRAKEDVFKQLVEREKPHVILSTYGTVSQDAEFLQEVNWAAVVLDEAQNIKNMQTLQSRAIRKLHGMHHIALTGTPVENRLSELWAIFDFIHKGYLGSFGRFNEEFILPIERDESESHKQKLRAKIQPFLLRRTKRDPNLQLNLPDKQESHEFCPLTTEQASLYEGYILETLDQLEQLTGFQKKGRVLKMLSKLKQLCNHPALYLKEPIEDAETMLTRSAKLERIVQMAAEIVDNGEQCLIFTQYIGMGQLLQHCFSELYNVDAPFLTGAMPKQQRDRLVEAFQAGEFPIFILSLKAGGTGLNLTAANHVLHADRWWNPAVENQATDRAYRIGQTQFVQVHKFVTIGTIEEKIDKMLAQKSALSEELIQSSQWLTELEDHELRDLMMLDY; translated from the coding sequence ATGATGACTATAAATGCTCCTTCCCCGTTTTCAAAAAACCTACAGTTACGTATTGAATCAGTTCAGGAAGGATATTTTACGTTACAGGGCTTTACTGCTGATGGTGCAGCAATGGATGTAGACTCACTTATTTCTTCATTATTTTTTAACTATGAGGCGAATATCTATGGTCTTTTAAGCAATCGTACGGATCTTACCGTTGAAGTTTCAACCTCTGAGCTCCTAGATATTTTTTCATCCCGTTTTCAACATCCTTTTATTGAATGGTACGGTGCGAACGCAGAAAGTCAGGTATGGCTAGAAAAAGCATTGGCTTTACAAACGTATTGGCAGGAGCCCTCGCTCTGGTCGTACGCTACAATTGCAGATGATTTTTCTTCACTAACATTCCCTATAGACGGTGTAGATACAGCTTTATTAGAAATGGCCGTGCAGCAAAAGCTTGGTCAAGCAGGTCTTATACTATCTGATTTACCAAAGCTAGTGCCATTTTTCTTACGTGGTGGTTGGCCATTAGAGCAGGAACGACAAGCAGGTGCAGTGACTGTCTCCCTACGCTTAAGTGAGCCTGAGGAAGACTCAGATGTTTGGCTTCTAGAAACGGTACTCAGTACGGCTACGACCAAAAACTACTGGACGCCTGCAATGCGAAAGCAGTCGCTACCAATCGCTGACGCTCTACCGGCAAAATGGCAGATGTATGCTGAAGCTATTAAACAACAACAAGGACAAATTGTAGATCTTCTTTCTATTGAAGATTTACGTAGCGATATTTTCATCCGTATTATGCTTGAGGATTTACAAGTTCGAACATTTTTACGTGAAGATTTAGCAAGATTACAGGCACTCGGCTTTGATGTTGTATTACCAGCTTGGCTAAAGGATTTAAAACAGTCAAAAATGCGTGTTCGTGTAAGTACTGGTAATGTATCGACAAAGAAGGTTGCTGGACTAGATGATATTTTAACGTTCAAATGGCAGTTTTCTATGAATGGACAGTCCATTTCACCTGAGCAATTTAAAAAGCTTGTGGAGGAGAAACGTGAGTTCATTCGTATTGGTACAGAGTGGTTTCGTGTAGATGCGAACTGGATGCACGAAATGCGTACGTTGATGCAGCAAGCAGAAGATGAAAGCTGGACTGTTCGTGAATTGCTATTTCGTGAGCTACCAGAGGATTTATCCTTACCTCTTGACGAAGAGGATCCTGATGATGAATTGCGAGATGACCCGATTTTTGCATTTGAGTTGCAGCAATCGCTTAGATCCTATATGGAGCAGCTACAGGAGAAAAAAGGGCTTCCAACAGTTCAGGTTCCTATATCTTTGCAAGCTGAATTACGTCCTTATCAACACGAAGGCTTTGAATGGCTTGTCTTCATGCGTGAACAAGGCTTTGGTGCTTGTCTTGCTGATGATATGGGTCTTGGTAAAACCGTTCAGCTTATTTCATATTTGCTTCATCTCTATGAAACGATTGAGGATACAAAACCATCCATCATCATTTGTCCTACTTCAGTGCTAGGCAACTGGCAAAAGGAAATAGCGCGTTTTGCTCCTTCCTTAATTGTGCATACGCATTATCAGGCAAATCGTGCGAAGGAGGATGTTTTTAAACAGCTGGTAGAAAGAGAAAAACCACATGTGATTTTATCTACCTACGGCACGGTATCACAGGATGCTGAGTTTTTACAGGAAGTGAATTGGGCAGCAGTTGTTCTAGATGAAGCACAAAATATTAAAAATATGCAAACACTACAGTCAAGAGCTATTCGTAAACTACATGGTATGCATCATATTGCCCTGACAGGTACACCAGTTGAAAACCGTTTATCGGAGCTATGGGCAATTTTTGACTTTATTCATAAGGGCTATTTAGGTAGCTTCGGTCGCTTTAACGAAGAATTTATTTTACCGATAGAACGAGATGAGTCGGAGTCACATAAACAGAAGCTACGTGCAAAAATCCAACCATTTTTACTCCGTCGCACAAAGCGAGATCCAAACTTACAGCTTAACTTACCAGATAAACAAGAGTCTCATGAGTTTTGCCCGTTAACAACTGAACAGGCTTCTCTATATGAAGGTTATATATTAGAAACGCTCGATCAGCTTGAACAATTAACAGGCTTTCAAAAAAAGGGACGCGTCTTAAAGATGCTCAGTAAATTAAAGCAATTATGTAATCATCCTGCCTTGTATTTAAAAGAACCTATCGAGGATGCCGAAACAATGCTCACTCGTTCTGCAAAATTAGAACGTATCGTACAAATGGCTGCAGAAATCGTGGACAATGGCGAGCAGTGCCTCATTTTCACACAATATATTGGAATGGGACAATTACTACAGCATTGTTTTAGTGAACTATATAATGTTGATGCTCCTTTCTTAACAGGTGCAATGCCTAAGCAGCAGCGTGACCGTTTAGTAGAGGCTTTTCAGGCAGGCGAGTTCCCAATATTTATCCTTTCCTTAAAAGCAGGTGGAACAGGGTTAAATTTAACGGCTGCAAATCATGTATTACACGCAGATCGCTGGTGGAACCCTGCCGTTGAAAATCAAGCGACAGACCGTGCATATCGTATTGGGCAAACACAATTTGTGCAAGTGCATAAGTTTGTGACAATTGGCACCATCGAAGAGAAAATCGATAAAATGCTGGCCCAGAAATCTGCATTATCAGAAGAACTAATTCAATCAAGCCAGTGGTTAACTGAGCTAGAAGATCATGAACTTCGTGATTTAATGATGCTGGATTATTAG